One Helianthus annuus cultivar XRQ/B chromosome 7, HanXRQr2.0-SUNRISE, whole genome shotgun sequence genomic region harbors:
- the LOC110899085 gene encoding uncharacterized protein LOC110899085 has translation MAMIQAKETGSMSYQVPTLTSTNYPIWAIKVKSILDAHGLLETIEPRALGEDPDSKKSKQALAFLFQAIPEEMVLQMSSYTDPKKVWDGLKTRYLGVDRVRAARIATLRRELEGLRLKEGELVDDGASKLEGLRYMKNDEKALVKKEEEQGQLLMAEQKYGESSGRGRGRRRGYGRRERGRGRGTGRGGDKSRFWSFNCGAFGHFGYECTKWKDEEKEANLTKEEEPTLL, from the exons ATGGCGATGATACAAGCAAAAGAAACAGGCTCGATGTCTTACCAAGTTCCGACTTTGACCTCAACCAATTATCCGATATGGGCTATCAAGGTTAAGTCTATTTTGGATGCACATGGTCTTTTGGAGACGATCGAACCGAGGGCATTAGGTGAAGACCCAGACTCGAAGAAATCAAAACAAGCGCTCGCCTTCCTATTTCAAGCTATACCGGAGGAGATGGTGTTGCAAATGTCGAGTTACACGGACCCGAAGAAAGTATGGGATGGCTTAAAAACACGATACTTGGGCGTAGATCGAGTGAGGGCGGCTCGAATTGCAACATTGAGAAGAGAGCTTGAGGGTTTGCGGTTGAAGGAAGGAGAACTCGTTGATGATGGTGCTTCTAAG TTGGAAGGCTTAAGATACATGAAGAACGACGAAAAAGCCTTGGTGAAAAAGGAGGAAGAGCAAGGCCAACTTTTGATGGCCGAACAAAAGTATGGTGAAAGTAGCGGACGAGGAAGAGGTCGCCGAAGAGGCTACGGTAGACGTGAGAGAGGTCGAGGAAGAGGTACGGGTCGAGGTGGTGATAAAAGCAGGTTTTGGAGTTTCAATTGTGGAGCATTTGGGCATTTTGGTTACGAGTGCACTAAATGGAAGGATGAAGAGAAAGAAGCAAATCTTACCAAGGAGGAAGAACCGACATTGCTTTGA
- the LOC110925820 gene encoding dnaJ protein homolog, whose amino-acid sequence MFGRAPKKSDNTKYYEILGVPKTASQDDLKKAYRKAAIKNHPDKGGDPEKFKELAQAYEVLSDPEKREIYDQYGEDALKEGMGGGGGGHDPFDIFQSFFGGSPFGGGGGGSSRGRRQRRGEDVVHPLKVSLEDLYNGTSKKLSLSRNVICSKCKGKGSKSGASMKCAGCQGSGMKVSIRHLGPSMIQQMQHPCNECKGTGETINDKDRCTQCKGEKVVQEKKVLEVHVEKGMQNGQKITFPGEADEAPDTVTGDIVFVLQQKEHPKFKRKGDDIFVEHTLSLTEALCGFQFILTHLDNRQLLIKSQPGEVVKPDSFKAINDEGMPMYQRPFMRGKLYIHFTVEFPESLSPEQCKALEAVLPPKPSMQMTDMELDECEETTLHDVNIEEEMRRKQQQAAQEAYDEDEDMHGGAQRVQCAQQ is encoded by the exons ATGTTTGGAAGAGCACCGAAGAAGAGCGATAACACCAAGTATTATGAGATCCTCGGGGTTCCGAAAACCGCATCTCAGGATGATCTGAAAAAGGCGTATCGGAAAGCCGCTATTAAGAATCATCCTGATAAAGGTGGAGATCCTGAGAAG TTTAAAGAGCTTGCTCAAGCATATGAGGTACTGAGTGACCCAGAGAAGCGTGAGATATATGATCAGTATGGTGAGGACGCATTGAAGGAAGGAAtgggcggtggaggcggtggtcATGACCCCTTTGACATCTTCCAGTCTTTCTTTGGTGGTAGTCCTTTCGGTG GAGGCGGTGGTGGTAGCAGCAGGGGACGAAGGCAACGAAGGGGAGAAGATGTTGTTCATCCTCTCAAAGTTTCTCTCGAGGATCTTTATAACGGAACTTCCAAGAAACTATCCCTTTCACGCAATGTAATCTGCTCCAAGTGTAAAGG GAAGGGTTCAAAGTCCGGTGCTTCAATGAAATGTGCTGGCTGTCAAGGTTCCGGAATGAAGGTTTCCATCAGACATCTTGGACCATCTATGATCCAGCAAATGCAGCATCCTTGTAATGAATGCAAGGGTACCGGTGAAACCATCAACGACAAGGATCGATGCACACAGTGCAAGGGTGAGAAAGTTGTCCAGGAGAAGAAGGTACTTGAAGTACACGTCGAGAAGGGCATGCAGAATGGGCAAAAGATTACATTCCCCGGAGAGGCTGATGAAGCA CCTGATACGGTTACCGGTGATATTGTGTTCGTGTTGCAACAAAAGGAGCACCCTAAGTTTAAGCGAAAGGGTGATGACATATTTGTCGAGCACACGTTGAGTTTGACAGAGGCCCTGTGTGGGTTCCAGTTTATCTTAACTCATTTGGATAACCGACAACTTCTTATCAAGTCTCAACCCGGAGAGGTTGTCAAGCCAG ATTCATTCAAGGCAATAAACGATGAAGGAATGCCGATGTACCAGAGGCCGTTTATGAGGGGGAAGCTGTACATCCACTTCACGGTGGAATTCCCGGAGTCATTGTCGCCGGAGCAGTGCAAGGCATTGGAGGCGGTGCTGCCACCGAAGCCTTCGATGCAGATGACAGACATGGAGCTGGACGAATGTGAGGAGACGACTCTTCACGATGTCAACATAGAAGAGGAGATGAGAAGGAAGCAGCAACAAGCGGCTCAGGAAGCttatgatgaagatgaagacatGCATGGTGGAGCCCAAAGAGTACAATGTGCACAACAGTAA